The following proteins are co-located in the Choristoneura fumiferana chromosome 23, NRCan_CFum_1, whole genome shotgun sequence genome:
- the LOC141440859 gene encoding lysozyme-like, whose product MYLKLVLPVVALMCFIYCITGSTGLYISNLSEACYRCLCHVSTICDTSHGCTGGYCGPFNISHVYWVDAGQVTLPEDDPERNRAWEDCARSYHCAKRIVEGYLQKFGKDCNGDGVTNCFDYMMINGNGGYGCTAPLNRSANGRRWLKRYEECELTL is encoded by the exons ATGTATTTAAAGCTTGTTTTGCCCGTTGTTGctttaatgtgttttatttactgCATAACTGGTTCGACGG GGCTATACATCTCAAACTTGTCAGAGGCGTGTTACCGCTGCTTGTGCCACGTGTCGACAATCTGCGACACCTCGCACGGCTGCACGGGCGGCTACTGCGGCCCGTTCAACATCTCACACGTGTACTGGGTCGACGCTGGGCAGGTCACGCTGCCTGAAGACGACCCGGAGAGAAACCGTG CCTGGGAAGACTGCGCAAGGAGCTATCACTGTGCGAAGAGGATAGTAGAAGGCTATTTGCAGAAGTTTGGAAAg GATTGCAACGGAGACGGAGTGACGAACTGCTTCGATTACATGATGATAAACGGGAACGGGGGCTACGGCTGCACGGCTCCGCTCAACCGCTCGGCCAACGGCCGGCGATGGCTAAAGCGGTACGAAGAGTGTGAACTTACCTTATAA